From a region of the Sporanaerobacter acetigenes DSM 13106 genome:
- a CDS encoding sulfatase-like hydrolase/transferase, with product MVLSFLLLLKMMLFMFLTKIEYNKVLVFIVSSLYIIFFFSLIYFSHNKKKQSIAFSFYNIISAIMFVDVVYYQYFNGLPSVNMVKQLGQVAQVSESVKTIINPLNLLFILDIPVLCFYSSKKKKKIKRENKIYSKNIKTRIPYAIVSALAILAIVMNTSGYSSIINGQEFFTYHAKDLTSLFKGSGDVAVGESVFTEHDLQCLKEQSILEDRKYTGIGKDKNLIVIQVEALQNFAINRYYEGQELTPNLNKFIKENGSIYFDRYYQLVGIGSTSDAEFVTNNSLYPSMDEPSYIQYQDNTFYGLPWILRDKGYTAWSFHGYKKEFWNRDKSYPKQGFERYVNEEDFELGDIVALGLNDEDFFHQSMDYIKEMDEPFYAFMITLSSHNPFNMPEEYQEIQLKQEHKDTLFGNYLQAVHYADKAIGEFFNELKKEGIYGNSIIALYGDHFAISSLEDENIKIMSEYLDIDYDFDSMMNIPLIVHVPGEDINETVSTVGSQLDFLPTILNIMGIENEKGIMFGLDLLNSEDQIVAQQIHMRKGSFIDDEKMFVMSRDGIFDHSRAIDLKTRKSIPLEECREGYGRAISEIDKSKYILNNDLIGSIINGSDEIIAKEPEEKLEIQNKNTIGFAADTKAKLDEYYEDGLRLMEVDLEWTTDERLIVNCDNGMTVEELEQWMEDHTDAYIITDMVGDNSKAMKYIKYNLKEVKTRFIPQVKDMEEYYLVYTKGFKNIIFKIPDDKYTDKEILEFVKLYDHFGIAISEYRANRGLLRKLQKQGLTTYIY from the coding sequence ATGGTTTTATCTTTTTTGTTATTATTAAAGATGATGCTTTTTATGTTTTTAACTAAAATAGAGTACAACAAAGTTTTAGTATTTATTGTGAGTAGTTTATATATAATATTTTTCTTTTCACTTATATATTTTAGCCACAACAAAAAGAAACAGAGTATTGCTTTTTCTTTCTACAATATAATATCTGCAATCATGTTTGTAGATGTAGTATATTATCAATACTTTAACGGACTTCCTTCGGTAAATATGGTGAAACAATTGGGACAAGTAGCCCAAGTAAGCGAAAGTGTAAAAACTATCATAAACCCATTAAATCTCCTATTTATTTTGGATATTCCAGTACTTTGTTTTTATTCAAGCAAAAAGAAAAAGAAGATAAAAAGAGAAAACAAGATTTATAGCAAAAATATAAAGACAAGAATACCCTATGCAATTGTTTCAGCTCTTGCAATACTTGCCATAGTCATGAATACAAGTGGTTATAGTTCAATCATTAATGGACAAGAATTTTTCACATATCATGCTAAAGATCTAACAAGCCTTTTTAAAGGAAGTGGTGATGTAGCTGTAGGGGAAAGTGTATTTACAGAACATGATCTTCAATGCCTAAAAGAGCAATCCATATTGGAGGACAGAAAATACACAGGTATAGGGAAAGACAAAAACTTAATAGTCATACAAGTAGAAGCTCTTCAGAACTTTGCTATAAATAGATATTATGAGGGTCAAGAACTTACTCCAAATTTAAATAAATTCATAAAAGAGAATGGAAGCATATATTTTGACAGATACTATCAATTAGTGGGAATAGGAAGTACTTCAGATGCAGAATTTGTCACCAACAATTCTCTGTATCCTTCTATGGACGAGCCAAGCTATATTCAATATCAAGACAACACATTTTATGGACTCCCTTGGATACTCAGGGACAAGGGCTATACTGCTTGGTCATTTCATGGATACAAAAAAGAATTTTGGAATAGGGATAAATCTTATCCAAAACAAGGATTTGAAAGATATGTAAATGAGGAAGATTTTGAACTTGGAGACATTGTGGCCTTGGGACTAAATGATGAAGACTTTTTTCATCAGTCTATGGACTATATAAAAGAGATGGATGAACCTTTTTATGCGTTCATGATTACTCTTTCAAGTCACAATCCATTCAATATGCCTGAAGAATATCAGGAGATTCAACTAAAACAAGAACACAAAGACACATTGTTTGGAAATTATCTTCAAGCAGTGCATTATGCAGATAAAGCCATTGGTGAATTCTTTAATGAATTAAAAAAAGAAGGAATATATGGCAATTCAATTATAGCTCTATATGGAGACCATTTTGCCATATCAAGTTTAGAGGATGAAAATATAAAGATAATGTCAGAATATCTAGATATTGATTATGATTTTGATTCTATGATGAACATCCCTCTTATAGTTCATGTACCTGGAGAAGATATAAATGAAACTGTTTCCACAGTTGGAAGTCAATTGGATTTTCTCCCTACAATACTAAATATCATGGGAATTGAAAATGAAAAGGGAATTATGTTTGGACTAGATTTGCTGAATTCGGAAGATCAAATTGTAGCTCAACAAATTCACATGAGAAAAGGTTCCTTTATAGATGATGAAAAGATGTTTGTCATGTCTAGGGATGGAATATTTGACCACAGTAGAGCCATAGATTTAAAGACTAGAAAGTCCATACCACTGGAAGAGTGTAGAGAAGGATATGGAAGAGCCATATCTGAAATAGACAAATCTAAATATATTTTAAATAATGATCTTATTGGGAGTATAATCAATGGTTCAGATGAAATAATAGCCAAAGAACCTGAAGAAAAACTAGAAATTCAAAACAAAAACACTATAGGATTTGCAGCAGATACAAAGGCTAAATTGGATGAATACTATGAAGATGGTCTTAGACTTATGGAAGTAGATTTGGAATGGACAACTGATGAAAGATTGATAGTAAATTGTGACAATGGGATGACCGTTGAAGAATTGGAACAATGGATGGAAGACCACACCGATGCCTATATAATCACAGATATGGTTGGAGATAATTCCAAAGCCATGAAATATATAAAGTACAATTTAAAAGAAGTAAAGACTAGATTCATTCCACAAGTAAAAGATATGGAAGAATACTATCTAGTATATACCAAAGGTTTCAAAAACATCATATTTAAAATACCTGATGACAAATACACAGATAAAGAAATACTAGAATTTGTAAAACTATATGATCACTTTGGAATAGCCATATCAGAATACAGAGCAAACAGGGGCCTTCTAAGGAAACTTCAAAAACAAGGCCTCACCACATATATATACTGA
- a CDS encoding ABC transporter ATP-binding protein has product MGGYIELKDVQKEFILGDNVIKAVSGIDLSVEKGERLRISGRSGSGKSTLLNLMAGLEKTTSGQIIIDGNRIDQMNERDRIRYRRKTIGFIFQSYNLLPQYTALENVALPLVLRGIAPKKRIEMAKEIMEQVGIYSHAKHKPNEMSGGQQQRVGIARALITSPPIVFADEPTGNLDTKTSQEVMELLTKLFIQRGTTFVLVSHDEGIQDYTTRTIYLEDGRIINFSKEESN; this is encoded by the coding sequence ATGGGAGGATATATAGAACTAAAGGATGTTCAAAAAGAATTTATATTGGGAGATAATGTGATTAAAGCTGTAAGCGGAATAGATTTATCTGTAGAAAAAGGAGAACGGTTACGAATATCAGGACGTTCTGGTTCTGGTAAATCCACACTTTTAAATTTGATGGCGGGTCTAGAGAAAACTACTTCAGGACAAATAATTATTGATGGAAATCGTATTGACCAAATGAACGAAAGGGATCGAATTAGATATAGAAGAAAAACTATAGGTTTTATATTTCAATCCTATAATTTATTGCCTCAATATACAGCGTTAGAAAATGTAGCGCTTCCTTTGGTATTAAGAGGCATAGCACCAAAAAAGAGAATAGAAATGGCAAAGGAAATCATGGAGCAGGTAGGAATATATTCTCATGCTAAGCATAAGCCGAATGAGATGTCAGGAGGACAACAACAAAGAGTAGGTATTGCAAGAGCACTGATTACAAGTCCTCCAATAGTATTTGCTGATGAACCAACAGGAAATTTAGATACAAAAACTAGTCAAGAAGTAATGGAATTGTTGACAAAACTTTTCATACAAAGAGGGACAACCTTTGTATTAGTATCCCATGATGAAGGAATACAAGATTATACTACAAGGACTATATATTTAGAAGATGGGAGAATAATTAATTTTAGTAAGGAGGAAAGCAATTGA
- a CDS encoding ABC transporter permease, producing MRTSDFFRMGFINLWRRKVRTILTALAMTVGVACIVVLISIGIGYDQTYKESIEEMGSLTKIDVMPPRESKGRVALLNEKAVQSFNQLEGVKAATPVLQVVPYLKNGKYVAPIKLYGIDMETAPSFQLVPLEGELPLKGTRLRPQIMLTDDVQDSFADPETWEEVENEKIKEFLDPMKSNIRMAFDYETLMGQYEEGEDGRAIQTGNNYKTEITGICSNQNNNYTTSGFIEYKILEEIMKDNQEYLPAPPEDSDTEDEELAKLQKYQMVWVKAKDTNSAQDVINIIRAAGFETYSLNDMLESVKKQSKQIQGMLAAIGGVSLLVAGIGTANTMMMSINERTKEIGILKVLGSELTDILQMFLVESAIIGVIGGITGLLMSFGLQKLLPVLLSEMEVRSIIPPWLAIGAVVFAGLVAILSALVPAIKAMRISPQVAIRAE from the coding sequence ATGAGAACTTCAGATTTTTTTCGCATGGGATTTATAAATCTTTGGAGAAGAAAAGTAAGAACAATTTTAACTGCTTTGGCTATGACTGTAGGTGTAGCTTGTATAGTAGTGTTGATCTCTATTGGTATTGGTTATGATCAAACCTATAAAGAATCCATAGAAGAAATGGGCAGTTTAACAAAGATAGATGTAATGCCACCAAGAGAATCAAAAGGTAGGGTAGCTTTATTAAATGAAAAGGCAGTTCAATCCTTCAATCAATTGGAAGGTGTTAAGGCAGCTACCCCTGTATTGCAAGTAGTACCTTATTTAAAGAACGGTAAATATGTAGCACCAATCAAGCTATATGGAATAGATATGGAGACTGCTCCTAGTTTTCAGCTTGTACCTTTAGAAGGAGAACTCCCATTAAAAGGTACAAGGCTGAGACCTCAAATAATGCTAACTGATGATGTACAAGACTCATTTGCAGATCCTGAAACTTGGGAAGAGGTAGAGAATGAAAAAATAAAAGAATTTCTAGATCCTATGAAATCAAATATTAGAATGGCATTTGATTATGAGACATTAATGGGGCAATATGAAGAAGGAGAAGATGGAAGAGCAATCCAGACAGGGAACAATTACAAAACTGAAATAACAGGAATATGCAGTAATCAAAACAACAATTATACCACATCAGGATTTATAGAATATAAAATACTAGAAGAAATAATGAAGGATAATCAAGAATATTTGCCTGCCCCTCCAGAAGACTCTGATACTGAAGATGAAGAATTGGCAAAACTTCAAAAATATCAAATGGTATGGGTAAAAGCCAAAGACACAAATTCAGCCCAAGACGTAATAAATATAATAAGGGCTGCTGGATTTGAAACCTATTCATTAAACGATATGTTGGAATCAGTAAAAAAGCAATCTAAACAAATTCAAGGAATGCTTGCAGCAATAGGTGGAGTATCTCTTTTGGTAGCAGGAATAGGTACAGCTAACACCATGATGATGTCAATAAATGAAAGAACAAAGGAAATCGGTATCCTAAAAGTATTGGGAAGCGAATTAACTGATATATTACAAATGTTTTTAGTTGAATCTGCAATTATAGGGGTTATAGGAGGAATAACTGGTTTATTAATGAGTTTTGGATTACAAAAGTTATTACCTGTTTTATTAAGTGAAATGGAAGTAAGGTCTATTATCCCGCCATGGTTAGCAATAGGAGCAGTAGTATTTGCAGGATTAGTAGCAATACTTAGTGCATTAGTTCCAGCTATAAAAGCAATGAGAATCAGTCCACAGGTTGCCATTAGGGCGGAGTAA
- a CDS encoding DUF2292 domain-containing protein translates to MIDEKNSTMELTNRERKLIEIIRKTEFGEINIIVQDSEPIRIQELKKSIKL, encoded by the coding sequence ATGATAGATGAAAAAAATTCAACGATGGAGCTAACTAATAGGGAAAGAAAGCTCATAGAGATAATAAGAAAAACAGAGTTTGGAGAAATCAATATTATAGTTCAAGACAGTGAACCTATAAGAATCCAAGAATTAAAGAAATCAATAAAACTATAA
- a CDS encoding DUF4430 domain-containing protein, with protein MFKRFGKSSKILSLMLALIMVFGLTSTVFATNQGDGILDIWATNGNIHAEMNAVEVGGVTRYTGYIEFPENSAQDLSQVEIKAAFLKKYNLEVNGVNYQDNMPVDFSKGYVDFKLKNKNGTEFRNYKINAGIKGQDINLTVEFNFENAVDWYRGNYSTPGSYNPPVRDNSTEPAAIVIKRVLEELYPGLHLDNEQELVEPIEIRDLKVKVGTTAMDATKYAAADVIKLVGADSGYISEIGKYGGRYTLPDRIFQRTIGAPDFPEDDYMKDRTGWIFKVNNEVANMGASQYKLSETDSNVSWGYTFDWGVDLGGPEW; from the coding sequence ATGTTTAAGAGATTTGGAAAAAGCAGTAAGATTTTAAGTTTGATGTTAGCTTTAATTATGGTATTTGGTTTGACAAGTACTGTATTTGCGACAAACCAAGGGGATGGAATTCTAGATATTTGGGCTACTAATGGAAATATTCATGCAGAAATGAATGCAGTAGAAGTAGGTGGAGTCACTAGATATACTGGGTATATAGAATTTCCAGAAAATTCAGCTCAGGATTTAAGTCAAGTTGAAATAAAGGCTGCATTTCTTAAGAAATATAACTTAGAAGTAAACGGTGTAAATTACCAAGATAATATGCCTGTAGACTTTTCTAAGGGATATGTAGACTTTAAATTAAAGAATAAAAATGGTACAGAGTTTAGAAACTATAAGATCAATGCAGGTATAAAAGGTCAAGATATAAATTTAACAGTTGAATTCAATTTTGAAAATGCAGTAGATTGGTATAGAGGAAATTATAGTACACCAGGAAGTTATAATCCACCTGTACGAGATAATTCAACAGAACCAGCAGCTATAGTTATTAAACGGGTATTGGAAGAATTATATCCAGGTTTGCATTTAGATAACGAACAAGAATTAGTAGAACCAATTGAAATTAGAGATCTTAAAGTTAAAGTTGGTACTACAGCTATGGATGCAACAAAATATGCAGCTGCAGATGTAATTAAATTAGTTGGGGCAGATTCAGGATATATAAGTGAAATAGGTAAATATGGTGGACGATATACTCTTCCAGATAGAATTTTCCAAAGAACAATTGGAGCACCAGATTTTCCAGAAGATGATTATATGAAGGATAGAACTGGTTGGATATTCAAAGTAAATAATGAAGTAGCTAATATGGGTGCATCACAATATAAATTATCTGAAACAGATAGCAATGTGTCTTGGGGATATACATTTGACTGGGGCGTAGATCTTGGTGGACCTGAATGGTAG
- a CDS encoding DUF4430 domain-containing protein, protein MKNKKFFLLLLLIAAIIVGGVHVFDIIGNYFFNEEAFAKSNKLEIEYWIDPNAKEIEKDEDNYSLLAQLRSQKNKIHTEKQENIEEIAEIESESKNNKKSVWEKLLESKKENKTSTRDEVKKIAKKGKEDNIDKEIIEEAEPVNSFQEEIKKAIEKQKDKLNKDKGSNEKEKQTTKEEERQKAIKEAKKEKERKKKEEREREKKENIVTMQIRCDTAVAKGMADDPKWQGIVPPSGVILPPTKFKIKEGDTVLDVLIMAKEQYKFHMSYRGSEASAYIEGINNLYEFDGGRWSGWMYCVNGWYPNYGAGVYTLKGGDVIEWNYTCDLGKDLGQDWLGD, encoded by the coding sequence ATGAAAAACAAAAAGTTTTTCTTGTTACTACTTTTGATAGCAGCAATAATAGTAGGCGGGGTTCATGTATTTGACATAATAGGTAATTACTTTTTTAATGAAGAAGCATTTGCTAAATCTAATAAACTTGAAATTGAATATTGGATAGATCCAAATGCAAAAGAAATAGAAAAAGATGAAGATAACTATTCTTTGTTAGCTCAACTTAGATCTCAAAAAAACAAAATTCATACAGAAAAACAAGAAAATATAGAAGAAATAGCAGAAATAGAATCAGAATCTAAAAATAATAAAAAATCTGTGTGGGAAAAATTATTAGAATCAAAAAAAGAAAATAAAACATCTACAAGAGATGAAGTTAAAAAAATAGCTAAAAAAGGTAAAGAAGACAATATAGATAAGGAAATAATTGAAGAAGCTGAACCAGTTAATAGTTTTCAAGAAGAAATAAAAAAAGCAATAGAGAAACAGAAAGATAAGCTAAACAAAGATAAAGGCAGCAATGAAAAAGAAAAGCAGACTACAAAAGAAGAAGAAAGACAAAAGGCTATAAAAGAGGCAAAAAAAGAAAAAGAAAGAAAGAAAAAAGAAGAAAGAGAACGTGAAAAAAAGGAAAATATTGTAACAATGCAGATTCGTTGTGATACAGCAGTAGCAAAAGGGATGGCAGATGACCCTAAATGGCAGGGCATAGTACCGCCAAGTGGTGTTATATTACCTCCTACTAAATTCAAAATAAAGGAAGGCGATACAGTTCTTGATGTTTTGATAATGGCAAAAGAGCAATATAAATTTCATATGAGTTATAGAGGCAGTGAAGCATCTGCTTATATAGAAGGTATCAACAATCTCTATGAATTTGATGGAGGGCGTTGGAGTGGTTGGATGTACTGTGTAAATGGCTGGTATCCAAATTATGGTGCAGGAGTATACACACTCAAAGGTGGGGATGTAATTGAGTGGAATTATACATGTGACTTAGGAAAAGATTTAGGACAAGACTGGTTAGGGGATTAA
- a CDS encoding COG1361 S-layer family protein, with amino-acid sequence MNLNKKKWARTLAVLVFILMITLNFIYADDNETSNKKSNIPGQDKIETSDKKAIIIADTGAKAVSGKPGDKVRIELPLAVNREYIPSLNYVIRNITIEPMIPTERSEIEDWPFKIKNASYIKKMKDMTYNSRADVFYDFEISETAQKGTYPITFLVNATIWRKDDINKTQIKEDVEFELMVYVNVTDDGSESKIINELGALSIATVDKDGSIIPAPSGNAGERIKLKLPIINTGGTLTDINISPVISNSLDEWPFIVEVINYGKKIPKMNPGDVTTLEYEFRISPEITSGAKPINFRATYKENGMMGESLFSAYINVAKGKAEEKEPEELPDSIPKLMIVSYTTNPETIYSGESFDLTLEFKNTSKNKSIKNAGIVLTLAEEELMPDIGESDSAYIDYLGPEKTATRTFKLKALPTAINPTSTIVVDMNYETPKITQGTQTQGIVLEIKQEVNIFVEEPTIYGSDSGINEPIAVTIPIVNKGKSKVLNLQVDVEGEGISMVEKFYGGDLLPAAKNSADFQIICDKAGEIEGNFIISYEDIDGIEGIQKVPFKLEIQDKDYSGSEVVQDEIKPKKKKSKALAVTGGVGLLAAIGGGVYYVLRKSRGKI; translated from the coding sequence TTGAATTTGAATAAAAAGAAATGGGCGAGGACATTAGCAGTTTTAGTTTTTATATTAATGATAACTTTAAACTTTATCTATGCTGATGATAATGAAACTAGCAATAAAAAATCAAATATACCAGGTCAGGATAAAATTGAAACTAGTGATAAAAAAGCAATTATAATAGCAGATACAGGTGCAAAGGCAGTAAGTGGTAAACCGGGAGATAAAGTACGAATTGAATTGCCATTAGCAGTTAATAGGGAATATATACCAAGCTTGAATTATGTAATAAGAAATATAACCATAGAGCCAATGATTCCTACAGAAAGATCGGAAATAGAAGATTGGCCTTTTAAAATTAAAAATGCTAGTTATATAAAAAAAATGAAAGACATGACATATAATAGCCGAGCAGATGTGTTTTATGATTTTGAAATTTCAGAAACAGCACAAAAAGGAACATATCCAATAACATTTTTAGTAAATGCTACAATTTGGAGAAAAGATGATATAAATAAAACTCAGATAAAAGAGGATGTAGAATTTGAGCTGATGGTATATGTAAATGTAACGGATGATGGAAGCGAATCCAAAATTATAAATGAATTAGGAGCATTAAGCATAGCAACAGTTGATAAAGACGGTTCTATAATTCCAGCTCCATCAGGAAACGCAGGAGAAAGAATAAAACTCAAATTACCAATAATAAACACCGGAGGGACATTAACGGATATAAATATTAGCCCTGTTATATCAAATTCACTAGATGAGTGGCCTTTTATAGTAGAAGTAATTAATTACGGTAAAAAGATACCTAAAATGAATCCAGGAGATGTTACTACTTTAGAATATGAATTTAGGATATCTCCAGAAATCACCTCTGGAGCTAAGCCAATAAATTTTAGAGCTACATATAAAGAAAATGGAATGATGGGAGAGAGCCTTTTTTCAGCATATATAAATGTAGCTAAAGGGAAAGCAGAAGAAAAAGAGCCAGAAGAATTGCCAGACTCTATACCTAAATTAATGATAGTAAGCTACACAACAAATCCAGAGACAATTTATTCAGGGGAATCATTTGATTTAACATTAGAATTTAAAAATACATCTAAGAATAAAAGCATAAAAAATGCGGGTATTGTTTTAACTCTAGCTGAAGAAGAACTGATGCCTGACATAGGAGAAAGTGATAGTGCCTATATTGACTATTTAGGGCCAGAAAAGACAGCAACTCGTACATTTAAATTAAAAGCATTACCAACTGCTATAAATCCAACATCTACAATAGTAGTTGATATGAATTATGAAACTCCAAAAATAACCCAAGGGACTCAAACACAAGGCATAGTTTTAGAGATAAAGCAAGAAGTCAATATATTCGTTGAAGAGCCAACAATTTATGGAAGTGATAGTGGAATCAATGAACCTATAGCTGTTACTATTCCCATTGTAAATAAAGGGAAAAGCAAAGTGCTAAATCTACAGGTAGATGTTGAAGGAGAAGGAATATCCATGGTGGAAAAATTTTATGGTGGTGATTTGCTTCCTGCTGCCAAAAACAGTGCAGATTTTCAAATAATATGTGATAAAGCAGGTGAAATAGAAGGAAATTTCATCATTTCATATGAAGATATAGATGGGATAGAAGGTATTCAGAAAGTACCTTTCAAACTGGAAATACAAGACAAAGATTATTCAGGAAGTGAAGTTGTACAAGATGAAATAAAACCAAAGAAGAAGAAAAGTAAGGCATTGGCAGTAACTGGAGGGGTAGGTCTGTTGGCAGCAATTGGTGGAGGAGTTTACTATGTTTTGAGGAAAAGTAGGGGTAAAATATGA
- the pepV gene encoding dipeptidase PepV, translating to MEDVISSTQEIIKIKSVEGAPKEGMPFGEGPYRALEYALNLAKDMGFETKNVDGYAGYAEFGEGEETVGILVHLDVVPEGDGWDYPPYKAEIHDGKIYGRGAIDDKGPAMAALYAMKSIKDKKMPLSRKIRIIFGTNEETGWGCMKYYFAHEKAPDMAFTPDANFPVIHGEKGIIAFDLVKEIKDTCCGDISIKSIKGGNAVNMVPDYCEAVITAKDFSALEKKFNEFKDKTGYQMATEKDGDDIKIKAKGVSAHGSTPWKGKNAISYILEFLGEILDCKCDICDFINIYNEKIAFKHHGEAIGCGFEDDVSGKLDFNPGVIEMKDGKIVLSINIRYPIKSSSRLVYDGIRENLEGTGIELFEDEGEMKPLYVPKDNFLVQKLMKVYREETGDKDSKPITIGGGTYARAMENAVAFGPVFPDEEEIAHQANEFISVNKLLLLTKIYEKALYELAK from the coding sequence ATGGAAGATGTAATATCTTCAACTCAAGAGATTATAAAAATAAAGAGTGTTGAAGGAGCGCCAAAAGAAGGAATGCCTTTTGGAGAAGGACCATATAGGGCTTTGGAATATGCTCTTAACCTAGCAAAAGATATGGGATTTGAAACCAAAAATGTTGATGGGTATGCAGGATATGCAGAATTTGGTGAAGGTGAAGAAACTGTAGGAATACTTGTTCATCTTGATGTAGTTCCTGAAGGTGATGGATGGGACTACCCTCCATATAAAGCAGAAATCCATGATGGGAAAATATATGGCAGAGGAGCTATAGATGACAAGGGACCTGCTATGGCAGCATTATATGCTATGAAGAGTATAAAGGACAAAAAAATGCCTTTAAGTAGAAAAATAAGGATTATATTTGGGACCAACGAAGAAACAGGGTGGGGATGTATGAAATATTATTTTGCACATGAAAAGGCACCAGATATGGCTTTTACACCAGATGCAAACTTCCCTGTTATTCATGGAGAAAAGGGGATTATAGCATTTGATCTTGTAAAGGAAATAAAAGATACTTGTTGTGGAGATATATCTATAAAGAGCATAAAAGGTGGAAACGCAGTAAATATGGTTCCGGATTATTGTGAAGCAGTGATTACAGCTAAAGACTTTTCAGCCCTAGAAAAGAAATTTAACGAATTCAAAGACAAAACTGGATATCAAATGGCCACTGAAAAAGATGGAGACGATATAAAGATAAAGGCAAAAGGAGTTTCAGCTCATGGTTCCACTCCTTGGAAAGGGAAAAATGCCATATCCTATATACTAGAGTTCCTTGGAGAAATATTAGATTGTAAATGTGATATATGTGATTTCATCAATATTTACAATGAAAAGATAGCATTTAAACATCATGGAGAAGCTATAGGATGTGGATTTGAAGATGATGTATCTGGAAAACTAGATTTTAACCCTGGAGTTATAGAAATGAAGGATGGAAAGATAGTTTTATCTATAAATATCAGATATCCAATTAAATCCAGTAGTAGGCTTGTATATGATGGAATCAGAGAAAATTTAGAGGGGACAGGAATTGAACTCTTTGAAGACGAGGGAGAGATGAAGCCATTATACGTACCAAAAGATAATTTTTTAGTTCAAAAACTCATGAAAGTATATAGAGAAGAAACAGGAGATAAAGACAGCAAACCTATAACTATAGGAGGAGGCACATATGCAAGGGCTATGGAAAATGCAGTAGCCTTTGGACCTGTATTCCCAGATGAAGAAGAAATAGCTCATCAAGCCAATGAGTTTATATCTGTAAACAAATTGTTGCTTCTCACCAAGATATATGAAAAAGCACTATATGAATTGGCAAAGTAG
- a CDS encoding PqqD family protein translates to MAKTDKGKNYLEFVPIKSEKIEEKIIEDGNIQLIVPRTSFFDKIAIKLFFVPDKFKIDLDELGSFIWKNIDGKRNVYQIGELVKEKFKEKAEPLYERLAEYLNILNNNKFISFRE, encoded by the coding sequence ATGGCTAAAACGGACAAAGGCAAAAATTATTTAGAATTCGTACCTATAAAATCTGAAAAGATTGAAGAGAAAATAATAGAAGATGGAAATATTCAATTGATAGTTCCCAGAACTTCTTTTTTTGACAAAATAGCTATAAAGCTTTTTTTTGTACCAGATAAATTTAAAATAGATTTAGATGAACTAGGTAGCTTTATATGGAAGAATATAGATGGTAAAAGAAATGTATATCAAATAGGAGAGTTAGTGAAAGAGAAATTTAAAGAGAAGGCAGAGCCGCTTTATGAAAGACTTGCAGAATATTTAAATATTTTAAACAACAACAAATTCATTAGTTTTAGAGAGTGA